The sequence below is a genomic window from Shinella zoogloeoides.
GGTCGGCGAGGTACTGCGGGTGATCCGGCAACTGGCCGAAGAAGGAAACACGATGATCCTCGTGACGCACGAAATGCAGTTCGCGCGCGAGGTCTCGCACAAGATCCTCTTCCTCCATCAGGGAAAGGTGGAGGAAGAGGGTGCCCCAGCGGAGGTGTTCACCAATCCGCGCTCAGAACGCATGCGCCAGTTCCTGGCCCGGACGTTCTGACAACCGCCGGCCTCAACCACCCGACAACAAAGCTCAACATGGGGAACCAAAACATGAAGCTGAAAACTCTGCTGCTCGCCGCCTGTTTCGCCGCTGGCATCACCGCCGCCCAGGCCGCCGAAGGTGAATTGTCCATCGGAACAGAGGGCGCCTATCCGCCATGGAGCATGGCCGATGCCGCCGGCAATGTCACCGGCTTCGATGCCGATGTCGGCAACCTGCTCTGCGCCAAGCTGGAGATGAAGTGCCAGTTCGTCGTGCAGGCCTTCGACGGCCTGATTCCGGCCCTGAAGGCCAAGCGTTTCGACATCATCATTTCGGGCATGTCGATCACCGAGGATCGCAAGAAGGAGATCAACTTTTCGATCGGTTACGCCGAACTCGCCAACATGTTCGTCGTACCGAAGACCTCGACACTCGTCGGCATCACCGATCTCGATGGACTTATCACGGCGCTGGACGGGAAGAAGGTGGGCGTGCAGGCCGGCACGACCCATGCGCACTACCTCGAGAAGAAGGTGCCAAACGCCGACCTAAAGACCTATGACACGCTCGACCAGATGCAGATCGATATTGCCAGCGGCCGTATCGATGCAGCATTCGCAGATCGATCGGCGCTCGACGACTTCCTGAACAAACCCGAAGGCAAGGATTTTCAGTTGGTCGACGTCAACGTTCCGAGTTCGTCTGACCCGACATTGGGTGAAGGCATTGGTGTTGGAATCGCCCAGGAAAACACCGAGCTGAAGGCCCGCATCGACACGGCGCTTTGCGAACTGGTCTCCGACGGTTCGATCGGCAAGGCGAGCCAGACCTGGTTCAAGACGGACATCTCCCGCCCCTGCAAGTAACGCCAACATGGTGTCTCCCGGATATCGTCCGGGGACATTGCCTCCGACAGGACAACAGACAGGTTTGGGCAGGTCCGATGGAATTTGGATTATGGCAGGTATGGGAGGGCGGCTGGATCGCCGCAATCCTGCGCGGCGCGGCGATCACCATCGCGGTCGGTGTCGCGAGCATGGCATTCGGCATTGTCATCGGCATTGCCTGCGGCCTGATCAAATGGGCGCGGCTCTTCCCGCTGACGCTGGCGGTGGATTTCTACACGTCGATCGTGCGCGGCGTGCCCGAACTCCTGATCATCTATCTTCTCTTCTTCTCCTCCGTCGAATTCGTGGGACAGATCGCCGCCGCCTTCGGCTATGAGGGGCTGGCCGGCAACGGCTACGCCTTCATCATCGCCGTCATCGCGATCGCGGCCATATCGGGCGCCTACTCCACCGAGGTCGTGCGCGGCGCGCTTGCCGCCATTCCCGGCGGCCATATCGAGGCCGCCCGCGCGCTCGGCATTCCCGGCAGGCGCATCTTTCGCCGGATCATAGCACCGCAGATGCTGAGGATTGCCGTGCCCGGCATGAACAATGTCTGGCAGACGACCATCAAGGATACCGCCCTCGTCTCCGTCGTCGGCCTGCAGGAACTGATGCGTGCTGCCTTCGTCGGCGCCGGCTCCACGCGCCATCCCTTCATTTTCTACTTCATCGCGGCTGTCGTCTATCTCGTCATCACGCTGGTCAGCCAGGGTGGTTTCGACCGGATCGAGCGCCTTCTGCGCCCCCGCACGAGGACATAGGCCATGGATCTCGATCTCATCCAGCTTGCCGTTCCGACCCTTGCCAAGGGATTGTGGCTGACCGCCGTCCTGACGCTTGCCGCCGTCGCCATCGGCTTCAACCTCGGCCTTGCGCTCGCCGTCATGCGGCTTTCGAAAAACCGATTCGTGAGCGGTTTCGCCAAGGGCTACAGCACCGTCTTCCGGGGAACGCCGTTGCTCGTCCAGCTCTTCCTCTTCTACTACGGCCTCGGCCAGATTGCCTTCGTGCGCGACAACCCCGTCCTCTGGTGGGTCATCGGCGACGGCGTTCATTGCGCCGTGATGGCATTGGCGCTCAACACCGCCGCCTATACGTCGGAAATCCTGCGCGGCGGCCTCCTGTCGATCCCGGGCGGCCTCGTCGAGGCGGCGCAGGCCTGCGGCATGTCGCGGCTCCTGTGTTTTCGCCGGATCACGTTCCCACTGGCCATAAGGCAGGCCTTGCCGGCCTATGGCAACGAGCTCGTGCTCGTCGTCAAAGGAACGAGCCTCGCCTCGACCATCACCGTGCTGGAAATCACCGGCCATGCGAAACGCCTGATGAGCCAGACCTATGCGATCCTTGAGGTCTTCGCCATCGCCGGCATGCTCTACCTCCTGATCAATCTGGTGTTGATCACCCTTGTTCGGCTGCTGGAAGCCAGCCTGACGCGCTACGTGCCGAGGTAGCCAAATCTCTGAAACGACGGATACTCTGGAAGGAAAACACCATGGACGTACGCGCCGCCGTTGCCGTTCAGGCCGGCAAACCGCTTGAGATCATGACCGTGCAGCTCGACGGCCCGAAGGCCGGCGAGGTGCTGGTCGAGGTGAAGGCGACGGGCATCTGCCACACGGACGAGTTCACCCTGTCGGGCGCCGACCCGGAGGGCATCTTCCCGGCTATCCTCGGCCATGAGGGCGCCGGCATCGTCGTCGATGTCGGCCCGGGCGTCACGTCGCTGAAGAAGGGCGACCACGTCATTCCGCTCTACACGCCCGAATGCCGCGAATGTTATTCCTGCCTGTCGCGCAAGACCAACCTGTGCACCGCCATCCGCGCCACCCAGGGCCAGGGCCTGATGCCCGACGGCACAAGCCGCTTCTCCATCGGCAAGGACAAGATCTTCCACTATATGGGCTGCTCGACCTTCGCCAACTACACGGTGCTGCCCGAGATCGCGCTCGCCAAGGTCAACCCGGACGCCCCCTTCGACAAGATCTGCTACATCGGCTGCGGCGTGACGACGGGCATCGGCGCCGTCATCAACACGGCGAAGGTCGAGGTCGGCTCGACGGCCATCGTCTTCGGCCTCGGCGGCATCGGCCTCAACGTGCTGCAGGGCCTGCGCCTTGCCGGTGCCGACATGATCATCGGCGTCGACATCAACAACGACCGCAAGGCCTGGGGCGAGAAGTTCGGCATGACGCACTTCGTCAATCCGAAGGAGGTCGGCGATGACATCGTGCCCTACCTCGTCAACATGACGAAGCGAAACGGCGACACGATCGGCGGGGCGGACTACACGTTCGACTGCACGGGCAACACCAAGGTGATGCGCCAGGCGCTGGAAAGCGCGCATCGCGGCTGGGGCAAGTCGGTCATCATCGGCGTTGCCGGCGCAGGCCAGGAGATCTCCACCCGTCCGTTCCAGCTGGTCACCGGCCGCAACTGGATGGGCACGGCCTTCGGCGGCGCGCGCGGGCGCACGGACGTGCCAAAAATCGTCGACTGGTACATGGAGGGCAAGATCCAGATCGATCCAATGATCACCCACACCATGCCGCTCGAGGACATCAACAAGGGCTTCGACCTCATGCATGCTGGAGAAAGCATCCGCAGCGTGGTGATATACTGAGCGCGGATTCAGGACCGCCGGCACTGCAGCAATCCATTCAACGCACCGTCGCGCCAGCGCCGGCGGTGCCTGTGATCGGCCGCGCATACCGCGCCGGCCATGAAGGAGGAGAAGCCCATGCCAAGCATCGCGATACATCCATCCCTCGACAGCGGGTTCAAGGCGACGAATGCCGCCTTTTCCGGCGGCACGCTCGTCTGCAATTGCGCGAGCAATACCGTGAAGGTTCGCATCAAGGGCGATATCGCCCATAACCATGCCTGCGGCTGCACCAAATGCTGGAAGCCTGACGGCGCGGTTTTCTCGGTCGTCGCCGTCGCGCCGACCGAGAATGTCGAAGTGCTTGAAAACGGCGACAAGCTCGCCGTCGTGGACCCGGCTGCCCTCATCCAGCGGCATGCCTGCCAGGCGTGCGGCGTGCATCTCTACGGCCCGGTCGAGCGCGACCATCCGTTCAAGGGCCTGTCCTTCGTGCATCCGGAGCGTTTCGAAGAGAGCGGCTGGGCGAAGCCTGGATTTGCGGCCTTCGTCTCCTCGATCATCGAGAGCGGCTACGACCCGGCGCAGATGGACAGCGTTCGGACCCGGTTGCGCGAACTCGGTCTCGCGCCCTACGACTGCCTCAACCCCGCCTTGATGGACTACATCGCCACCTGGACGGCGAAGAAAAACGGCACGCTTCACGCCTAATGCCCTGAACCTCCCAAGATCAGCCTCTCCCTCTTTCCCGATGCCATCGACAGGATCTGTCCAATGCACCGTCTGAAGCCCGAATTCACCGCAGAAGTCCGCAACATCGTCGGCGAGGGAAACTTCAGGGAGGGAGAGGCGGTCGCCATGATCGATTACGGCGTGGCGCCGGAAAATCTCGACGCCGGCGCCGTCGTCCTCCCCGGCACGACCGAGGAGGTTGCCGCCATCGTCCAATGCTGCCGCGCCCACGGCGTCCCGCTTGTCACGCATGGCGGTCGAACCGGGCTCGTGGGCGGCGGTCTGTCGAAAACGGGAGAACTGGTGCTCTCCACCGCCCGGCTCAATCGCATCCTGCATCTCTGCCCCGTCGAGCGTGTTGCGGTGGTGGAAGCCGGCGTGACGCTGCAGGCGCTGCAGATGGCGGCCGCGGAGCATCGCCTTGAACCGGGGATCGATCTACCGTCCCGCGGCTCGGCGACGATCGGCGGCATGACTTCAACGAATGCCGGCGGGATTTCTGCCTTCCGGTTCGGCGTCATGAGGCATCGCATTCTGGGGCTGGAGGCCGTGCTTGCGGATGGCTCGATCTATTCCGACCTCACCCGCGTTGTGAAAAACTCCGCTGGCTATGATCTGAAACATCTGTTTGTCGGCGCGGAAGGCACGCTCGGCGTGATAACGCGGATTGCCGTCAAGCTGGAGCCCCAGCCTTTGGCCACTGCAACGGTCCTGTTCGGCCTGGCCTCGGTGGATGCAGCACTCGAGACGGTTCGCCGGGGACTGGATGCAGAATACGGCCATCTGCGCGCGGCCGAAGCGATCTGGGACAGGTATTTCCGACTGACCTCCCGCCACCATCGCTGGTCGGCTGCGGACTACGCTACGGATCACCCCGTCAACCTTCTGATGACGCTTGGCGGCGTCGACGAGACCGCCTTGCAATCGGAGCTCGCACGCGTCTATGAAGTCGTGACTGCCACTCAACCCGACACCTCGGCCGTGATCGCATTCTCGGGCGCGCAGGAGGCAGATCTCTGGCGGCTTCGCGAGGACACAGACCTCATCTATCGGCAGCATCCGGGTGCACCATCCTACGACGTCTCCATTCCCCTCTCGCAGGTGGCGTCCTATCTCGAACGGTGCCTTGCCGATCTGAAGGCGATTGATGCCGCATTCGACCCCTACGTCTTTGGCCATCTTGCCGACGGAAACCTCCACATCGTGCTCAACAGCACCGGCAGCGACATTTCGGCGGAAAAGGCGAGTGCCGTCGATGAGGCAATCTACCGGAGCATCAGAGAGCTGGGTGGGTCGTTTTCTGCCGAACACGGGATCGGCGCGAAGCGAGTGGTGTCGCTATCGGCTCTGTCCCACCCGGCCAAGCTCGCCCTGATGCACCGGATCAAGGGCTCGCTCGACGCGCCGGCGCTTCTTAATCCAGGCAAGGTGCTCAAGGCAGTCATGGCCTGAATAATTGCCAGTTCGCCACTCGCCACATCCAACTCCTAACGATAGGTGCCGTTCGGAGAAGGGAACCTCTCAAACAATATGTTTTTGACGCGGCTCCGCATCTTATTGGGCGTCATGCCGAAATTGGCCCGAAAACGCCTGCAAAAATGCGAGCTGTTTGCAAAGCCGACGTCGAGCGCAATCTCAATCACGGTCTTGGATGTTCGCTCGACCAGTTGCGCGGCCTTTTTCATACAGATCTTCTCGTAGGCAGCAGCAGGTGAAACGCCAGTCTTGCTCTGAAATATCCGTTCCAGCTGCCGCCTGGAAAGACCGACGCGGTCCGCGATCGTCTCGATTTCAAGCCTGTCGTCCATGTTTTCCTCCATACAGAGGAGCGCCACACGAATGCGGTCGTCGCAGTGAACGGGCAGAGCGATCGGCGTCCGGCTCTGCAAATCCGAACCTTCTCTGCGCCGATCGAGTTGAAGGATTTCCATGGCATTGCGTTCTGCGCTCTCGCCGACATGCCGCCGGACCAGCAGTGCGGCAAGATCGGCCACAGCGCTTCCTCCGGCGCACGTCGTTACCTTTCCGTCCTCGACGAAGAGCCGTTGTGAGGTAAGTCGAATCGCCGGGAAGCGTGCCTTGAATTCGGAATGATGCAGCCAGCTGATACAGGCCGTCTTGCCGTCCAGCAATCCGGAATCGGCAAGAACGAAGCTGCCTGTGCAGGCACCGATCAGCCTGACACCCTTCTGGAGGGCGCGCTGAAGAAAACTGACGGATTCGGATGGCAATTGTTCCTCAACGCCCAAAAGGCCGCCAATCACGACGATATAGTCGAAACGCTCCGGATCACCGAGACTTGTGGTCGGAACAACCTGAACACCGCAGCTTGATCGGATCATATGTGTGTTCGGGCTCAGGACATCCCAGTCGCACATGCGACGGCCCGATTTGTCCTCTACGTCGCTGGCGAGCCGCAGGGTATCAACGAATAGTGCAAAGGCGCTCATGGTGAATTGCCGGGCGAGGAGAAAGCCGACCCTCAGTCGCTTGCCGGGTCCACCATCGGAGCCGTGGTTCTTGCCGCGTCCGGCGACGACATATCCAATTCCACGCTCCAGCATCGGCTCTCCCCGCTTCCAAAACGACGGCCGATCGCGGCCCTCTCTTGCTGGAAACCTATAGAAGGAGATACCGCGACGGAAATTTCCTTCGCAAATGACGGCATTAGCAATCTGCACGAAGTTCGAATTCCTTATGCCCGCATTGGAACTTCTAATTTTCCAGCAGCCACGAAGCTTCCTACCCTCAGTTTCGTCGAACAGGGCGATTGGCCGCCAAGAAGGAGTTTTTCACATGAACATGTTTGCGCGAGGGATGCCGAACCAGCTCCTACGATTGCAGGAAATGCACAATGGCGAGAAGGTACAGTCGACTTTCTCGGCAGGCGAAATGGAGCGGCGACAAAATGCGATGCGTGGCATTTTGGAGGAGTTGAAACTCGATGCGGCGGTACTGACCTCCTATCACAATATCTGCTATTTCTCCGATTTCCTCTATTGCTCCTTTGGCCGGCGATATGCCTTCGTCATCACGCCGGAAAAGGCGACTTCGGTCTCCGCCGGTATCGATGCAGGCCAGCCCTGGCGCCGCACCTTTGGCGACAACATCACCTATACCGACTGGCAGCGTGACAACTTCTTTCACGCTCTGCAGCAGCTTTTGCCGAATGTCTCGCGCATTGGCATCGAATTCGATCAGGTCAATCTCGATCTGCGTCGACTGCTGGAAGAAGCCTTCCCCAGTGTCGAGTTCGTCGATATCGGCTCGCCGACCATGTGGTTGCGCACGATCAAGTCGCCCGAGGAGATCGTGCTCATCAAGGCAGGGGCCGCGACGGCCGATATCGGAGGCGCCGCTGTGGCGAAGGCCGTGCACGAAGGCGTGCCGGAATACGAAGTTGCGCTTGCCGGCACGCAGGCCATGGTCCGCCATATCGCGGACCGTTTTCCCCATGCCGAACTGATGGACACATGGGTTTGGTTTCAGTCGGGCATCAACACCGACGGGGCACACAATCCGGTGACGTCGCGCCGCGTCCAGAAGGGAGACATTCTTTCTTTGAACTGCTTCCCGATGATCGCCGGCTATTATACGGCGCTCGAACGCACACTGTTCCTCGACCATGCGAGCGACGAGCACCTGCGCATCTGGGAGATCAACTGCGCCGTTCATCGTCGCGGCCTTGAATTGCTGAAGCCGGGTGCGCGTTGCGGCGATGTGGCGACCGAACTCAACGAGATCTACCGCGAGCACGGCCTGCTCGGCTACCGTTCCTTCGGCTACGGTCATTCCTTCGGCGTGCTTTCGCATTATTACGGCCGCGAGGCCGGGGTAGAGTTGCGCGAGGATATTAACACCGTGCTGCAACCGGGTATGGTCGTCTCAATGGAGCCGATGCTGACCATTCCGGATGCCCTGCCGGGGGCCGGCGGCTATCGCGAACACGACATTCTCGTGATGACGGAAACCGGCAGCGAAAACATCACGGGCTTCCCCTTCGGTCCGGAGCATAATATCATCCCCGCCTGACCCGTATGCGGGCAACTTGGAACGGGCCGCCCGATCGGCCCGTTTCCTTTTGGAAGCGGTACCACGCTCGTGAGAAACATCCCGACCGACCTTCTTCGTACTTTCCTTGCGGTTATCGATTTGCGCAGCCATACGCGCGCCGCCGAGCAGCTCGGCCGTACCCAGCCGGCCATCAGTCTGCAGATGAAGAAGTTGCAGGAACTGCTCAACGTTTCCCTTTTTGCCAAGGACGCCAGCGCGCAGCCGACCGAGGCGGGCGAACTCGTGGCGAGCTACGCTCGTCAGATGTTAACGCTGAACGACGAGATGGTGCTGCGCCTCTCCCGACGCGACCAGCATGGCAAAATCCGCCTCGGCATTCCCAATGACTATGCCGACCATTTCCTGCCGAAGCTGATGCCACGCCTTGCCCGCAGCGGCCACGATTTCCGCTTCGAGGTCGTCTGCGACCTTTCCCATATCCTGCTGCAAGGCCTGCGTAGCGGTCTGTACGATCTCGTTGTGGCGATGACGCCGGACGGGCCGGCAGAAGGCGCGTTCATGACCTGGAAGGAGCCGCTCGCCTGGGTGGGCGACGACGAGACCTCCATTGTTGCGGACAGTGGAGGAAATCTGCGCATCGTCTGCTATCCGGAGGGTTGCCTCTACCGTCGGGCGATGCTGACGGCCCTGCAGCGAGACGGTCGTGGTTATGAACTCGTATATACGAGCCCTAGTCTTTCGGGCCTCGAGGCCGCAGTCGGTTCCGGTTTCGGCAACACCGTGCTCGCCCGTCGCATCGTGCCGGCCAAGTTATCGACGCTTGACGACGCCCTTGGCCTTCCCAGGCTCACGGACGTCGTCGTCGGCATCTATCTGAGTTCCGACCGCAAACGCTCCCCGGTGGCAGAGAGCTTTGCTGCGCATTTTGCCGACGCTTTTCTCGCCGACACACGGGACGGGTGATCAGGTCCGTCGCATTCGACGGATGAGGTTCAGCACTAGAAACAGGGCGATGGAGACGGTGGTCAGCAGGCTTGCCGCCGCCATGATCGTCGGGTTGATCTGGTCCCGAATACCGGAGAACATCTGTACCGGCAGCGTGCGCTGCTCGGCCCCCGTGAGGAATAGGGCGACAATAACCTCGTCGAAGGAAACAGCGAAGGCAAGCAATGCGCCGGAGACGATGCCGGGGAGGATGAGAGGCAGCGTGACGGCGAAGAACACGCTGATCGGCCCTGCGCCAAGACTCGCGCCTGCCCGTGTGAGATTGGAATCGTAGGTGGAAAGCGCCGAAAGCACCGTAACGACCACGAAGGGAATGGAGAGCGCGGCATGGGCGAGCACCAGTCCCGTGCGCGTGTTGGTGAGCCCGAGCGTGCCGAAGAACATGTAGGCGCCAACGGCGACGATGACGACGGGCATGATCATGGGCGAGATCATCAATGCCATGACGGCTTTACGCGCCGGAAACCCGGGTCGGCTGATGCCGAGTGCGGCCAGCGTGCCGAGAAGCGTGGCGAGCGCCGTACTGAAGACAGCCGCGACCACGCTGTTCAAAAGGCTCTGTGTCCAGCGCGGGTTCTCAAAGAAATCCGAGTACCAGCGCCACGAATACTCCTGGATCGGAAAGGTAAAGAACGGATCCTTCGAAACCGACAACGGAAACACGACAAAGAGCGGTCCGATAAGGAAAACGAGAACGGCAAAAGCGAAAGTGACGACGGCGAAACGGCAGAGCCGTTCGCTTCGGGTTGCGTAAGCAGGAAGCCACATGGTTCTCATCCAAGCTTGATACGTTCCGCACCGACGAGGCGCAGGAACAGGAGGTAGATGGAGAGCGTCATGACAAGGAGCACGCAGGCGAGCGCAGCGGCCATGCCCCAGTTCAGGTCGCGGTTTATGTAGGTGGCGATGAAGTTTGACATCATCTGGTCACGCGGCCCGCCGACCAGTGCCGGCGTGATATAGTAGCCGAGCGACAGGATGAAGGTCATCAGGCAACCGGCGGCGACGCCTGGTAGCGTCTGCGGTGCATAAACCCGCCAGAAGGCGAAGAACGGTGGTGCGCCAAGTGAGCGCGCGGCGCGCATCTGCCCCTCCGGAATGGATTTCATCACGCTGAGAATCGGGAGAATTGTGAAGGGTAGCTGTATATGGGTCATGGCCGTCACCGTACCGAAGCGTGTCAGCATCAGCTGTAGTTTTTCCGTGGTGAGCCCGAGTGCCAGCAGCGCCTGGTTTATGATGCCGTCTGTCTGCAGCAACACGACCCAGGCGGTGGTGCGTACCAGAAGTGAGGTCC
It includes:
- a CDS encoding transporter substrate-binding domain-containing protein, whose protein sequence is MKLKTLLLAACFAAGITAAQAAEGELSIGTEGAYPPWSMADAAGNVTGFDADVGNLLCAKLEMKCQFVVQAFDGLIPALKAKRFDIIISGMSITEDRKKEINFSIGYAELANMFVVPKTSTLVGITDLDGLITALDGKKVGVQAGTTHAHYLEKKVPNADLKTYDTLDQMQIDIASGRIDAAFADRSALDDFLNKPEGKDFQLVDVNVPSSSDPTLGEGIGVGIAQENTELKARIDTALCELVSDGSIGKASQTWFKTDISRPCK
- a CDS encoding ABC transporter permease, with the protein product MEFGLWQVWEGGWIAAILRGAAITIAVGVASMAFGIVIGIACGLIKWARLFPLTLAVDFYTSIVRGVPELLIIYLLFFSSVEFVGQIAAAFGYEGLAGNGYAFIIAVIAIAAISGAYSTEVVRGALAAIPGGHIEAARALGIPGRRIFRRIIAPQMLRIAVPGMNNVWQTTIKDTALVSVVGLQELMRAAFVGAGSTRHPFIFYFIAAVVYLVITLVSQGGFDRIERLLRPRTRT
- a CDS encoding ABC transporter permease, encoding MDLDLIQLAVPTLAKGLWLTAVLTLAAVAIGFNLGLALAVMRLSKNRFVSGFAKGYSTVFRGTPLLVQLFLFYYGLGQIAFVRDNPVLWWVIGDGVHCAVMALALNTAAYTSEILRGGLLSIPGGLVEAAQACGMSRLLCFRRITFPLAIRQALPAYGNELVLVVKGTSLASTITVLEITGHAKRLMSQTYAILEVFAIAGMLYLLINLVLITLVRLLEASLTRYVPR
- a CDS encoding S-(hydroxymethyl)glutathione dehydrogenase/class III alcohol dehydrogenase, whose translation is MDVRAAVAVQAGKPLEIMTVQLDGPKAGEVLVEVKATGICHTDEFTLSGADPEGIFPAILGHEGAGIVVDVGPGVTSLKKGDHVIPLYTPECRECYSCLSRKTNLCTAIRATQGQGLMPDGTSRFSIGKDKIFHYMGCSTFANYTVLPEIALAKVNPDAPFDKICYIGCGVTTGIGAVINTAKVEVGSTAIVFGLGGIGLNVLQGLRLAGADMIIGVDINNDRKAWGEKFGMTHFVNPKEVGDDIVPYLVNMTKRNGDTIGGADYTFDCTGNTKVMRQALESAHRGWGKSVIIGVAGAGQEISTRPFQLVTGRNWMGTAFGGARGRTDVPKIVDWYMEGKIQIDPMITHTMPLEDINKGFDLMHAGESIRSVVIY
- the gfa gene encoding S-(hydroxymethyl)glutathione synthase — its product is MPSIAIHPSLDSGFKATNAAFSGGTLVCNCASNTVKVRIKGDIAHNHACGCTKCWKPDGAVFSVVAVAPTENVEVLENGDKLAVVDPAALIQRHACQACGVHLYGPVERDHPFKGLSFVHPERFEESGWAKPGFAAFVSSIIESGYDPAQMDSVRTRLRELGLAPYDCLNPALMDYIATWTAKKNGTLHA
- a CDS encoding FAD-binding oxidoreductase translates to MHRLKPEFTAEVRNIVGEGNFREGEAVAMIDYGVAPENLDAGAVVLPGTTEEVAAIVQCCRAHGVPLVTHGGRTGLVGGGLSKTGELVLSTARLNRILHLCPVERVAVVEAGVTLQALQMAAAEHRLEPGIDLPSRGSATIGGMTSTNAGGISAFRFGVMRHRILGLEAVLADGSIYSDLTRVVKNSAGYDLKHLFVGAEGTLGVITRIAVKLEPQPLATATVLFGLASVDAALETVRRGLDAEYGHLRAAEAIWDRYFRLTSRHHRWSAADYATDHPVNLLMTLGGVDETALQSELARVYEVVTATQPDTSAVIAFSGAQEADLWRLREDTDLIYRQHPGAPSYDVSIPLSQVASYLERCLADLKAIDAAFDPYVFGHLADGNLHIVLNSTGSDISAEKASAVDEAIYRSIRELGGSFSAEHGIGAKRVVSLSALSHPAKLALMHRIKGSLDAPALLNPGKVLKAVMA
- a CDS encoding GlxA family transcriptional regulator, translated to MSAFALFVDTLRLASDVEDKSGRRMCDWDVLSPNTHMIRSSCGVQVVPTTSLGDPERFDYIVVIGGLLGVEEQLPSESVSFLQRALQKGVRLIGACTGSFVLADSGLLDGKTACISWLHHSEFKARFPAIRLTSQRLFVEDGKVTTCAGGSAVADLAALLVRRHVGESAERNAMEILQLDRRREGSDLQSRTPIALPVHCDDRIRVALLCMEENMDDRLEIETIADRVGLSRRQLERIFQSKTGVSPAAAYEKICMKKAAQLVERTSKTVIEIALDVGFANSSHFCRRFRANFGMTPNKMRSRVKNILFERFPSPNGTYR
- a CDS encoding M24 family metallopeptidase, with translation MPNQLLRLQEMHNGEKVQSTFSAGEMERRQNAMRGILEELKLDAAVLTSYHNICYFSDFLYCSFGRRYAFVITPEKATSVSAGIDAGQPWRRTFGDNITYTDWQRDNFFHALQQLLPNVSRIGIEFDQVNLDLRRLLEEAFPSVEFVDIGSPTMWLRTIKSPEEIVLIKAGAATADIGGAAVAKAVHEGVPEYEVALAGTQAMVRHIADRFPHAELMDTWVWFQSGINTDGAHNPVTSRRVQKGDILSLNCFPMIAGYYTALERTLFLDHASDEHLRIWEINCAVHRRGLELLKPGARCGDVATELNEIYREHGLLGYRSFGYGHSFGVLSHYYGREAGVELREDINTVLQPGMVVSMEPMLTIPDALPGAGGYREHDILVMTETGSENITGFPFGPEHNIIPA
- a CDS encoding LysR family transcriptional regulator, whose product is MRNIPTDLLRTFLAVIDLRSHTRAAEQLGRTQPAISLQMKKLQELLNVSLFAKDASAQPTEAGELVASYARQMLTLNDEMVLRLSRRDQHGKIRLGIPNDYADHFLPKLMPRLARSGHDFRFEVVCDLSHILLQGLRSGLYDLVVAMTPDGPAEGAFMTWKEPLAWVGDDETSIVADSGGNLRIVCYPEGCLYRRAMLTALQRDGRGYELVYTSPSLSGLEAAVGSGFGNTVLARRIVPAKLSTLDDALGLPRLTDVVVGIYLSSDRKRSPVAESFAAHFADAFLADTRDG
- a CDS encoding ABC transporter permease, producing MAALGISRPGFPARKAVMALMISPMIMPVVIVAVGAYMFFGTLGLTNTRTGLVLAHAALSIPFVVVTVLSALSTYDSNLTRAGASLGAGPISVFFAVTLPLILPGIVSGALLAFAVSFDEVIVALFLTGAEQRTLPVQMFSGIRDQINPTIMAAASLLTTVSIALFLVLNLIRRMRRT